A region from the Cannabis sativa cultivar Pink pepper isolate KNU-18-1 chromosome 9, ASM2916894v1, whole genome shotgun sequence genome encodes:
- the LOC115723179 gene encoding uncharacterized protein LOC115723179, which yields MNRWDSEEGGGGRSIHLQISDLNRLSDNISPVTTMFEPQNSIEKRDNSSNANSGSAALTKTVRAPEKKLTLFALRLAVLEKAATGLGTLGFIWATVVLLGGFAITLDKTDFWLITIILLIEGARIFSRSHELEWQHQATWSITDAGINSFRALKSSSSFLIGNIKTVFSPFFVAGKSRQCSRDIAGTGGVANAQNWDCQRKPTRRWTSSEVPLLPYARWVFVTKHISKLLYWLQVLSATACVVLSAMKLIKHNYGDVAKGDTDKKNRKAALTIFYALALAEALLFLMEKAYWEWKVTYCKLLDEVNKESELGGASGMVSIRRFFYDAYSRCVNGSIFDGLKMDMVTFAMDLLASNSPDEQLIGARILRQFSLNPRFSDDTLQKIGLNFPVIEKLVEMLNWSDPQEEESRKYAAEVLSKLAGKKQNSLRVAGIPGAMESISSLLQTNRSSGGAADEIGERNIICDHPNYEFWKFNHLGLLILKKLARDHDICGKIGNTRGLLPKIIDFTHAEEWLLKNDNAAASQILTVKRSLQVVKRLGSTTGTTGKLLRREISEVIFTVSNIRDILRYGEKQPMLQQLGIEILTSLALEEDATERIGGTGGVLKGLFNIFFKEGLSQKYDQVRTAAGEALAMLALESKNNCHRMLKLDILDRLVQALELPLLRVNAARILRNLCTYSGENSFKQLKGITAAAPTVIQAIMSGENKLQEVMVGLAAHVFKFMDSQESSQMFERAGITEAELAYALVQILKKYQKPHIKIPRIRRFAIELAIWMMTNKASNIRIFNDLGLEKELESVLETTAELESFNMFSGTVGMSRHSTTIHSLVETALNLLMEE from the exons ATGAATCGTTGGGATTCTGAGGAGGGTGGTGGAGGAAGAAGCATTCACCTCCAGATATCAGACCTCAACAGGCTGAGTGATAACATTAGTCCAGTCACAACAATGTTTGAGCCTCAAAATAGTATAGAGAAAAGGGACAATAGTAGCAATGCAAATTCTGGCTCTGCAGCCTTAACAAAAACAGTAAGAGCACCAGAAAAGAAGCTTACCCTCTTTGCTCTTCGGCTTGCTGTTCTTGAAAAAGCAGCAACTGGCCTTGGAACACTTGGTTTTATCTGGGCAACAGTTGTTCTTCTTGGTGGTTTTGCCATTACTTTGGACAAGACTGATTTTTGGCTCATAACAATCATATTGTTGATTGAAGGAGCTAGAATATTTAGCAGGAGTCACGAGCTTGAGTGGCAACACCAGGCAACATGGTCCATAACTGATGCTGGAATCAACAGCTTTCGCGCTTTGAAGTCCAGCTCGAGTTTCCTGATTGGGAACATCAAAACAGTTTTCAGTCCCTTTTTTGTAGCAGGGAAAAGCAGGCAATGCAGTAGAGATATAGCAGGAACTGGTGGTGTAGCTAATGCACAGAATTGGGATTGCCAAAGAAAACCAACTCGGAGATGGACAAGCTCAGAGGTGCCTCTATTGCCATATGCCAGATGGGTTTTTGTTACAAAACACATCAGTAAGCTTCTTTATTGGCTTCAAGTTTTGTCAGCAACAGCTTGTGTTGTTCTCTCAGCAATGAAACTCATCAAACACAACTATGGGGATGTGGCTAAAGGAGACACTGACAAGAAGAATAGAAAGGCTGCTCTTACTATTTTCTATGCCTTGGCCTTGGCTGAAGCTCTGTTGTTTCTAATGGAGAAAGCTTATTGGGAGTGGAAGGTCACTTACTGCAAGCTGCTTGATGAGGTGAACAAAGAGAGTGAATTGGGAGGAGCTTCTGGTATGGTTTCAATCAGAAGGTTCTTCTATGATGCCTATTCGAGATGTGTTAATGGAAGCATATTTGATGGCTTGAAGATGGACATGGTCACTTTTGCCATGGATCTTCTGGCTTCTAATTCCCCTGATGAGCAGCTCATTGGGGCGAGAATTCTTCGCCAATTTTCGCTGAATCCACGCTTCTCTGATGACACCTTGCAGAAGATTGGATTGAACTTTCCAGTTATTGAAAAACTAGTTGAGATGTTGAATTGGAGTGATCCACAGGAAGAAGAGAGCAGAAAATATGCTGCTGAGGTTTTGTCAAAGCTTGCAGGAAAGAAGCAAAACTCGCTTCGAGTGGCTGGGATTCCTGGTGCAATGGAATCAATATCATCTCTGCTACAAACCAACCGAAGTTCAGGTGGTGCAGCTGATGAGATTGGTGAAAGAAACATCATCTGTGACCATCCAAACTATGAGTTTTGGAAGTTCAATCACTTGGGACTTCTCATCTTGAAAAAGCTTGCTCGTGACCATGACATCTGTGGCAAGATTGGAAACACAAGAGGTCTCTTACCGAAGATCATTGATTTTACACATGCTGAAGAGTGGTTGCTGAAGAATGACAATGCTGCAGCATCCCAGATTTTGACAGTGAAACGATCCTTGCAAGTAGTGAAGAGGTTGGGGAGCACAACAGGAACCACAGGGAAACTTCTAAGGAGAGAGATTTCTGAGGTAATATTCACAGTCAGCAACATCAGAGATATTCTAAGGTATGGAGAGAAACAACCAATGTTGCAACAACTTGGGATAGAAATCTTAACTAGCCTGGCATTGGAAGAAGATGCAACCGAAAGGATTGGGGGTACAGGTGGAGTTCTTAAAGGGTTGTTCAATATCTTCTTCAAAGAAGGACTGTCTCAGAAATATGACCAAGTGAGAACTGCAGCTGGTGAAGCTCTAGCTATGTTGGCATTGGAAAGCAAAAACAATTGTCATCGTATGTTAAAGTTGGATATACTTGATAGGCTTGTTCAAGCTTTGGAACTTCCCTTGCTGCGAGTTAATGCTGCTAGAATTTTGAGAAACTTGTGCACTTATAGTGGAGAAAACAGCTTCAAACAGCTCAAGGGCATCACTGCTGCAGCACCTACA GTGATTCAAGCAATCATGTCAGGAGAGAACAAACTACAGGAAGTAATGGTTGGACTAGCAGCACATGTTTTCAAATTCATGGATTCACAAGAATCAAGTCAAATGTTTGAGAGAGCTGGGATAACTGAAGCTGAATTAGCTTATGCTTTAGTTCAAATTCTGAAGAAGTACCAAAAACCCCATATTAAAATTCCAAGAATAAGGAGGTTTGCCATTGAATTGGCCATTTGGATGATGACAAATAAAGCATCAAACATAAGAATCTTCAATGATTTGGGGTTGGAGAAGGAGTTGGAGAGTGTCTTGGAGACCACTGCAGAGCTTGAGAGCTTTAATATGTTCTCAGGTACTGTTGGAATGAGCCGCCATAGCACAACTATTCATTCTTTGGTTGAGACTGCATTGAATTTGCTAATGGaagaataa
- the LOC115722830 gene encoding guanylate kinase 3, chloroplastic: MFRRVLCNSLQLHPQLQILRPKPLKPISPIQSLKPISQFSETRRFSSQMSDARRPISVPIPEVEKADPTELLRALETSLGSGFSPFPLWPNPNPLIIVVSGPSGVGKDAVIKKLRETRQGLHFVVTATSRDMRPGEVHGKDYYFVSKDEFLGMVERDELLEYALVYGDYKGIPKQQIREFMAKGYDIVLRVDIQGAETLRGIFGQSAVFVFVMAESEVKLVERLIGRKTETKEALLVRVATAREEIKHVKNFDYVVVNAEGKLDNAVKLMESIIDAEKAKVRQRNVVI, encoded by the coding sequence ATGTTTCGCAGAGTTCTCTGCAATTCTCTCCAACTTCATCCCCAACTCCAAATCCTTCGCCCAAAACCATTGAAACCCATTTCTCCAATCCAAAGCCTCAAACCCATTTCGCAATTTTCAGAGACTCGCCGGTTCTCCTCTCAAATGAGCGATGCCCGAAGACCCATTTCGGTTCCCATTCCGGAAGTCGAGAAAGCCGACCCCACCGAGCTTTTACGCGCTTTAGAGACCTCTCTTGGTTCGGGTTTCAGCCCCTTCCCATTATGGCCTAACCCAAACCCTCTCATCATCGTCGTGAGCGGGCCCAGTGGTGTGGGCAAGGACGCTGTGATCAAGAAACTGAGGGAAACCCGTCAAGGTCTTCACTTTGTGGTTACGGCGACGAGCCGAGATATGAGACCCGGCGAGGTTCATGGGAAAGATTACTACTTTGTTAGCAAAGATGAGTTTTTGGGTATGGTGGAAAGGGATGAGCTTTTGGAGTATGCTCTTGTTTATGGTGATTataagggtattcctaaacagcAGATAAGAGAGTTCATGGCTAAAGGTTATGATATTGTGCTGAGAGTTGATATTCAGGGTGCTGAAACTTTGAgggggatttttgggcagtctGCGGTTTTCGTGTTTGTGATGGCCGAGAGTGAAGTGAAGCTCGTGGAGAGGTTGATTGGTAGGAAGACTGAGACTAAAGAAGCACTTCTTGTGAGAGTTGCTACGGCTAGGGAGGAGATCAAGCATGTTAAGAATTTTGATTATGTGGTTGTGAATGCTGAAGGGAAGTTGGATAATGCGGTTAAGTTGATGGAGTCCATTATTGATGCTGAGAAAGCTAAGGTCCGCCAGAGGAATGTTGTCATATGA